In Microbacterium profundi, the DNA window ACCCTTGCCTGGCCCGAGCACTGCTTCGGATGTCAGGAACGAAACGCCGTGGAACTTCTCGTTCACACGGCGTTTCGTGTTTCCGCCGCAAACCGGCGCAGCGCACAAGTGCACGGTCGGGCAAGCATTCGCTGACCGCCGGTACCGCCACGAATCGAGTCTCAGACGCGGATCAGTTCGACTCCCTGGATGCCGATCAACGCATCGAAGTCGGCGTCCTGGGTGACGATCGGCAGCCCGTTCGCGACTCCGATTGCGGCGATCCAGAGGTCATTCACGTTCATTCGGCGACCACGGTCGCGAAGTTCGACGCGCAACCGAGCCCACTGCGCTGCAGCGCGATCGTCGGCTTCGAAGATCTTCATGCGGGTGACGTTCTCCAATGAACGCAGTCGAGTGGCGCGCTCTGCCGGACTCGAAGCGGTGAGTACCCCGGTGCGCAACTCCGCCAAGGTGATGATCGAAGCCGCGAGCTCCGCCGGCAGTGCCTCGGTGTCCAAGGATCGTCCTGACTCGGCAGCGATGAGAACGGATGTATCCAGCAGACCGCTCGTCACCGTTCCCACGGGTCCGCCAAATCATCCGTGGTCTCGTCGATCAGTTCGGCAAGCTCACCACGAAGTCCGCTGTCGGCTTGGAACTCTGACAGGTGCGCGATGAACTCGCGTGCTGGCAACCACCGCCGCTCGTGCGCGATCGGAACAACCTTGGCGACCGGGTGCCCATGCACGGTGATCGTCACGTCTTCGCCGTCTTGCACGCGCCGCAGCACCGCTGCGGTGTTGTTCCGCAGATCCCGCGCTGCAACGTCGACCATGCGGCCAGTGTAGCCCTGTGTAGCAGTTTGTAGCCTTGTCATGCACGAAACTCCCCCGGCCGCGGCTGTACCCACGCGGGAATGGCGTAGCCGTCGTCCCACGGGAAGCGTCCTTGTTCGTCGTCGTACGTGAGCTGGAACGCTGGGACGGAGAATTCATCAGGGCGCCGGTAGAACGAGTTCGCAGCGAACAGGATGTGCGCGGGGTTCGGCAGCACCTCGACCGTCAGACGATGGTTCCAGTCGTCGAACTCGATCGTCTGTCCCGACGTCAGATCGGCGCCGCTACGCACCCGCGCCGACACGTCGTTCAGCACACGCTGCGCAGTCTTCCCGCAGATGCCGAGCACGAGGAGTTCCGGATGGCCCATGCCGAACAGCCCCACGGTGTATGCGAAACACGTCATCCGAAACATCTGCTCGCCGCTCACGGACTGTATGAATACGCCATGCCGCCGAATCACCTGCCCGGTGAACCTGTCTTCCTCCTCACGCCACGCGTCGATCTCTGCCTCCGTCGGCTGCTTATTCGTCATCGTGCCCTCCTCGGCTCTGTGTGCGATCGAGATTAGAACATAGGTACGACAAAGGACGTGACGAGGGAGATCCTGGCATTGTTGAACCATGAGGTCGGTGCGAACGAGCACGCGTGGGCGTGTACAGGGAGTCGGGTACCGGTGGTTCGCACAGGACGCGGCCGCGGCTCACGCCGTCACGGGCTGGGTGCGAAATCGCCGCGACGGGACGGTGGAAGCCGAGTTGCACGGGGCGGATGCTGACGTGCAGGCCGTCCTCGACGCGCTGAAGCAGGGGCCAGCGGGTGCGCAGGTCGACGAAGTGACGGTGACCGACGTGCCGGCGTCGTCGTCAGGAGGATTCGAGATCCGCGCGACCATCTGAGACAGGTCCTTCCGCTCGAAACGGGCTGTGCCACTCCCTGTTTCGTGTGGTCGGTCCTGTTTCAGGTCAGGAGTCCAGCGCGTCGGGCCCTTCGGTGACGAGGATGTGGAACTGCGCAGCATCCAAGATGCGAATGCCGAGTTCCTCTGCCTTTCCGAGCTTGGAGCCCGCGCCGGGACCTGCCGCGACGAAATCGGTCTTCTTCGAGACGCTCGAGGCGGCCTTGCCACCGGCGTTGATGATCGCCTCCTGCGCACCGTCTCGCGTGTATCCGTCGAGAGACCCGGTCGCAACGACCGTGAACCCCTCGAGCACCCCGCCCTCGACCACGGCGGCCCCAGGACCCGGGTGCCCCGGTGTTGCCCACTGCACGCCTGCAGCTGTCCACTGATCGACGATGTCGACGTGCCAGTCGACCTCGAACCAGGCCAGCAGCGAGTCGGCGATGATCCCCCCGACGCCCTCGACGGCGGCGAGCTCCTCACGGGATGCAGCTCGGATCGCATCGAGCGACCCGAACCACTGGGCGAGCGCGCGGGCCGCAACGGGACCGACGTGGCGGATGTTCAGCGACACGAGCAGGCGCCAGAGATCCTTCTTCTTGGCCTTCTCGAGCTCGGCGAGCAGCTTCGTCGCAGCCTCTGACGGCAATGTCTCGCGGTGATTCTTGCGAATTCCGCTTCTACGGCGTTCAGCAGAGTCCAAGCCCTCTGTCCCTGGCGGATACTGCGCTGGGCCGAGTTTCTGGAACGGCGCACGCCGGACAAGTTCGCCCGTTTCGTCATCCACCTTCGGCTCACCGGTTTCCGCGTCTCTGACCACGACAGAAATGGGGACGAGCTCTTCCAGCGTGAGCGAGAAGAGACCGGCCTCGGTGTCCAACGGCGCGACGGCCGGTGCTTCGGCCTGCGTGAGAGCGGCCGCGGTCACCTCGCCGAGAACCTCGATGTCGAGAGCGCCCCTCGAGCCGATGTGCTCGACGCGTCCGCGCACCTGCGCCGGGCAGGAGCGGGCGTTCGGGCACCGCAGATCGATGTCGCCCTCCTTCATGGGGCGCAGCGGTGTGCCGCATTCGGGGCATCCGACCGGCATGACGAACTCGCGCTCCGTGCCGTCGCGCTTGTCGACCACCGGCCCCAGCACCTCGGGGATGACGTCGCCGGCCTTGCGCAGCACGACAGTGTCGCCGATCAGCACCCCCTTGGCCTTCACGACGTCCTTGTTGTGCAGTGTCGCCTGTCTTACGACCGAGCCGGCGACATGCGCTGGCGCCATGACGGCGAACGGCGTCGCGCGCCCTGTGCGTCCGACGGAGACGACGATGTCGAGGAGCTTCGTCTGCACCTCCTCCGGCGGGTACTTGTAGGCGATAGCCCATCGCGGGGCGCGGCTGGTCATGCCCAGCTCGTCGTGCAGCGCCAACTCGTCGACCTTGACCACGATGCCGTCGAGTTCGTGCTCGATGTCGTGACGGTGCTCGCCGAAATGCCCGACGAAGGCGATGACCTCGTCGATGTCGTGGCAGACCTTGGAGTGCGGACTCATCGGCAGCCCCCACGAGGCCAGCAGGTCGTAGATCTCGCTCTGCGACGCGACCGGCGGGTTCGGCCATGCACCGATTCCGTGCACGTACAGCGACAGCGAGTTCACCCGCAGCAGCCCGGCTTCGAGCTCGAGTCCGCTCTTCTTGTCGATCTGCTGCCGCAGGCCACCGCTCGCGGCGTTGCGTGGGTTGGCGAACGCGGGAAAGCGCCGCGCGGCGGCCGCCCGTGCCTTCTCGTCCTCGAACGGCTTCTTGGTGCCGCCTCGTGCGTCCCACCGCGACAGCGTGTCGGCGTACGCGCGGTCGCGGAACGACGCCTGCGCGGCGTTGAGCCGTTCGAACGCCGCGACCGGGATGAACACCTCGCCGCGCACCTCCACGATCGGCGGATGGCCCTCACCGGTCAGCTTCTCGGGGATGTCGGCGAGACGCAGAGCGTTCTCTGTGACGATCTCACCCACGCGCCCGTCACCGCGCGTCGCCGCCGAGGTCAGGATGCCGTTCTCATAGCGCAGGTTGATCGCCAGACCGTCGATCTTGAGCTCGGTGAGCCACGCGACCTCGCGCCCGGACGACGACTGCGTCTTCGCCGCCCACTCGCGCAGCTCATCGATCGAGAAGACGTTGTCGAGGCTCAGCATCCGCTCGGCATGCTCGATCGTGGCGAGGCCCGTCGCCTCGGCGGCTCCGACCATCTGGGTCGGCGAATCCTGCCCCTGCAGCTCGGGATGCAGTCGCTCGAGCTCTTCGAGCCGGTGCATCCATCCGTCGTAAGTCGCATCATCGACGACCGAGGTGTCGCGTCCGTAGTACGCGTCCTTCGCCTCGAGAATGCGAGTAGTCAGCTCTTCGGCTTCGACGCGGGCGTCTTCCAGCGAGATGTTCTCCGGCACCGTCTCAGTCTATGAGCGGGCGCCGACATCAGAAGCGGCTCGCTCCCCCG includes these proteins:
- a CDS encoding PIN domain-containing protein, whose amino-acid sequence is MGTVTSGLLDTSVLIAAESGRSLDTEALPAELAASIITLAELRTGVLTASSPAERATRLRSLENVTRMKIFEADDRAAAQWARLRVELRDRGRRMNVNDLWIAAIGVANGLPIVTQDADFDALIGIQGVELIRV
- a CDS encoding type II toxin-antitoxin system Phd/YefM family antitoxin, encoding MVDVAARDLRNNTAAVLRRVQDGEDVTITVHGHPVAKVVPIAHERRWLPAREFIAHLSEFQADSGLRGELAELIDETTDDLADPWER
- a CDS encoding DUF4262 domain-containing protein produces the protein MTNKQPTEAEIDAWREEEDRFTGQVIRRHGVFIQSVSGEQMFRMTCFAYTVGLFGMGHPELLVLGICGKTAQRVLNDVSARVRSGADLTSGQTIEFDDWNHRLTVEVLPNPAHILFAANSFYRRPDEFSVPAFQLTYDDEQGRFPWDDGYAIPAWVQPRPGEFRA
- a CDS encoding acylphosphatase translates to MRSVRTSTRGRVQGVGYRWFAQDAAAAHAVTGWVRNRRDGTVEAELHGADADVQAVLDALKQGPAGAQVDEVTVTDVPASSSGGFEIRATI
- the ligA gene encoding NAD-dependent DNA ligase LigA — protein: MPENISLEDARVEAEELTTRILEAKDAYYGRDTSVVDDATYDGWMHRLEELERLHPELQGQDSPTQMVGAAEATGLATIEHAERMLSLDNVFSIDELREWAAKTQSSSGREVAWLTELKIDGLAINLRYENGILTSAATRGDGRVGEIVTENALRLADIPEKLTGEGHPPIVEVRGEVFIPVAAFERLNAAQASFRDRAYADTLSRWDARGGTKKPFEDEKARAAAARRFPAFANPRNAASGGLRQQIDKKSGLELEAGLLRVNSLSLYVHGIGAWPNPPVASQSEIYDLLASWGLPMSPHSKVCHDIDEVIAFVGHFGEHRHDIEHELDGIVVKVDELALHDELGMTSRAPRWAIAYKYPPEEVQTKLLDIVVSVGRTGRATPFAVMAPAHVAGSVVRQATLHNKDVVKAKGVLIGDTVVLRKAGDVIPEVLGPVVDKRDGTEREFVMPVGCPECGTPLRPMKEGDIDLRCPNARSCPAQVRGRVEHIGSRGALDIEVLGEVTAAALTQAEAPAVAPLDTEAGLFSLTLEELVPISVVVRDAETGEPKVDDETGELVRRAPFQKLGPAQYPPGTEGLDSAERRRSGIRKNHRETLPSEAATKLLAELEKAKKKDLWRLLVSLNIRHVGPVAARALAQWFGSLDAIRAASREELAAVEGVGGIIADSLLAWFEVDWHVDIVDQWTAAGVQWATPGHPGPGAAVVEGGVLEGFTVVATGSLDGYTRDGAQEAIINAGGKAASSVSKKTDFVAAGPGAGSKLGKAEELGIRILDAAQFHILVTEGPDALDS